The following DNA comes from Corallococcus exiguus.
TGTGCATCGGCAAGGGCGGGGACGGCGTGCGCGGCCTCCTGCACACGCCGGGCATCGTGCGGCTGCCGGCGAAGAAGAACGCGGTGGCCTCGCTGCTCAACGCCTGCGCGCAGGTGGAGCAGATGGGCGGGTCCGCTGACGGCATCGTCATCAACTCGTTGGACTTCTACGAGCACCTGGTGGGCCAGCAGTCGCTCCTGTCGGACCTGGCCGCCATGGGCATCCGCCTGTGCCGCACGCGCATGGTGAACCCGGGCACCATCATCGTCGGGGACTTCACCGCCGCGGCGACGCTGTATGACAGCCAGCGCTCGGTCATCCGGTTCGCGGAGCCGCCGCCGGGTATCTTCCCGCGCGAGGGACTGGCCGCCTACGGCGAGGTCTACACGACGCTCGCGGTGCACCTGCCCACCCACTTCTTCGTGGCGTCGCTGACCTGATGGCCTCCGCGAGCGCGAAGGGCGAGGGCGCGCAGCTCACGGTCCTCTACATCACCGGCTGGTGCCGCAGCGGCAGCACCATCCTGGGCAACGTCCTCAACGAGGTGCCGGGCTTCTTCCACGTGGGGGAGCTGAGCTTCCTCTGGAAGAACGCGTACGGGAACGGCTCCAACACGTTGTGCGGCTGCGGCCAGCAGTTGTTGGAGTGCGGCATCTGGAACACGGTGTTGACCTCCGACGTGCCGGCGGGCCTGACGCCGCGCGCGCATGCGGCGGAGGTGGTGCTCAGGCAGCAGGCCGCCGTGCGCACGCGGCACACGCTGCGGGTGCTGGACGAGGCGGGGGATTCGCACGCGCTTCAATCGCACGCGGACTTCCTCGCGCGGACGTACCGCACCATCGCGAGGGCGACGGGGAGCACGGTGCTGGTGGACAGCGGGAAGTTCCCGTCCGAGGCGGCGCTGTTGCCGCGCGTGGAGGGCATCCGGCCGCTGTACCTGCACCTGGTGCGTGATCCGCGCGCGGTGACGCACTCGTGGACGAAGACGAAGCAGTACGTCGTCCCCATGTCCGCCGCGCGCAGCACGGCGTACTGGCTGGGCTTCAACGCCGCGTCGGAGGAGGTGACGCGGAGGTTCCCCGCGCAGTCACTCTTCCTGCGCTACGAGGACTTCATCGCCGCGCCGGACCGCGCCGTGGACACGGTGCTGGACCTGGCGGGCGTGCCACGCACGCAGAACCCGGTGAAGGGTCGCACGGTAATGCTGGGGAAGAATCACACCGTTACCGGCAACCCGGACCGCTTCCGCAGTGGCCCCACGCTCCTGCGCGGCGAGGACGACGCGTGGAAGGGGGAACTGGCCTCCGGAGCGAAGGCGCTCACCGTGGCGCTCGCGTGGCCGCTGATGGCGAAGTACGGGTACTTCAGAGGCGCACGGCGAGCTCCCATCGGAGGGGCCGCGCCGGGCGCGGAGCCCCGTTCCTGAGCCTCCGGACATGACCCCTGTCCTTGCGGATGCGAAGGCGAGAGTCCGGCCACCCCCCCGTCGGAGGCGTACCGAAAAAACCTGTCCGACAGTCGGACAGGTTCGGAGGTCCGTGGTGGGGAGCCTCCAGGCCAGCCAGGCTCCGGAAACCTGTCGGACAGTCGGACCGGTTCGGGGGACCGAGGCTGGGGCCGGCCGCACCATCCGGGCAGCGGAAAGCTGTCGGACAGTCGGACCGATTTGGGAGAGCCGGGGCCCGGGACCTCGTCCCGCCCGAGCCGCGGAAACCTGTCGGACAGTCGGACAGGTTTTGAAGAACCGGGGCCCGGGACCTCGTCCCGCCCGAGCCGAGGAATCCAGTCCGACAGTCGGACAGGTTTGGAGAACCAAGTACTTGAGGGCTGCCGCCCCAACTGGGCCGCAGGAAACCTGTCGGACAGTCGGACAGGTCGTGGAGAACCGTGGCTGGAGGCTGCCGGTTCATCCGGGCAGCGGAAAACCTGTCGGACAGTCGGACAGGTTCTGGCGCACCGCAGCCGGGGGG
Coding sequences within:
- a CDS encoding family 3 encapsulin nanocompartment shell protein, which produces MSILSTKSKADATLSPGAAFAAAVQKHGTQAHVDYDNSIVDAFPGFKRRPRIAVRGMFKTAKAERDPVPFWYETHPQAKPTGPVQDVDLRPEAGFEFHQDTQALKPTRAWIQVPRNLLEDSQSLAQFIDFRLLVRLNTAENQALCIGKGGDGVRGLLHTPGIVRLPAKKNAVASLLNACAQVEQMGGSADGIVINSLDFYEHLVGQQSLLSDLAAMGIRLCRTRMVNPGTIIVGDFTAAATLYDSQRSVIRFAEPPPGIFPREGLAAYGEVYTTLAVHLPTHFFVASLT
- a CDS encoding sulfotransferase — translated: MASASAKGEGAQLTVLYITGWCRSGSTILGNVLNEVPGFFHVGELSFLWKNAYGNGSNTLCGCGQQLLECGIWNTVLTSDVPAGLTPRAHAAEVVLRQQAAVRTRHTLRVLDEAGDSHALQSHADFLARTYRTIARATGSTVLVDSGKFPSEAALLPRVEGIRPLYLHLVRDPRAVTHSWTKTKQYVVPMSAARSTAYWLGFNAASEEVTRRFPAQSLFLRYEDFIAAPDRAVDTVLDLAGVPRTQNPVKGRTVMLGKNHTVTGNPDRFRSGPTLLRGEDDAWKGELASGAKALTVALAWPLMAKYGYFRGARRAPIGGAAPGAEPRS